The Triticum dicoccoides isolate Atlit2015 ecotype Zavitan chromosome 6A, WEW_v2.0, whole genome shotgun sequence genome has a window encoding:
- the LOC119314263 gene encoding leucoanthocyanidin dioxygenase 1-like has product MARVEALSMSGATAIPAEYVRPEEERQGLGDAYDEAAASWSAAGSPRIPVVDVAGFDAADPASPSSLAVVDAVRAAAEEWGVMHVAGHSIPEDLIDALRGAGTGFFRMPIEDKEAYANDPAAGKLEGYGSRLAGSAGEDGKREWEDYLFHMLHPDARADHALWPAHPPEYVPVTKTFGEHVSALSSRLLAILSLGLGVPADTLERRLRLTSGEAEAQVEDDLLLKLKINYYPRCPQPELAVGVEAHTDVSALSFILTNGVPGLQVLLPGDGQTWVTARDEPGTLVVHVGDALEILSNGRYTSVLHRGLVNRQAVRVSWVVFAEPPPDSVLLRPLPELLADGSETPRFEPCTFRQHLERKVLKKNNDQHEEEVKKPPVAVQEKEKEEATKPPLAAQEEEKEEATKPPVAGEEQKVVKKEQGEQEEAKMAPVAANLVEVN; this is encoded by the coding sequence ATGGCGCGGGTGGAGGCCCTGAGCATGAGCGGCGCCACGGCGATCCCGGCCGAGTACGTGCGGCCGGAGGAGGAGcgccagggcctgggcgacgcctacgACGAGGCGGCGGCCAGCTGGTCCGCCGCGGGCTCCCCTCGCATCCCCGTCGTCGACGTGGCGGGCTTCGACGCCGCGGACCCGGCCTCGCCATCCAGCCTCGCCGTCGTCGACGCCGTGCGCGCCGCCGCGGAGGAATGGGGCGTCATGCACGTGGCCGGGCACAGCATCCCGGAGGACCTCATCGATGCGCTGCGCGGCGCCGGCACCGGGTTCTTCCGCATGCCGATCGAGGACAAGGAGGCCTACGCCAACGACCCGGCAGCGGGGAAGCTCGAAGGGTAcggcagccggctggccggctccgCCGGCGAGGACGGGAAGAGGGAGTGGGAGGACTACCTGTTCCACATGCTCCACCCGGACGCCCGCGCCGACCACGCGCTCTGGCCGGCGCACCCGCCCGAGTACGTGCCCGTCACCAAGACCTTCGGGGAGCACGTCAGCGCGCTCTCCTCCCGGCTcctcgccatcctctccctcgggcTCGGCGTCCCGGCCGACACCCTCGAGCGCCGCCTGCGCCTCACCTCCGGCGAGGCTGAGGCCCAGGTGGAGGACGACCTGCTGCTGAAGCTCAAGATCAACTACTACCCGCGGTGCCCGCAGCCGGAGCTGGCGGTGGGCGTGGAGGCGCACACCGACGTCTCCGCACTCTCCTTCATCCTCACCAACGGCGTGCCCGGCCTGCAGGTGCTCCTCCCCGGCGACGGCCAGACCTGGGTCACCGCGCGCGACGAGCCGGGCACGCTGGTCGTCCACGTCGGCGACGCGCTCGAGATCCTCAGCAACGGGCGCTACACCAGCGTGCTCCACCGCGGGCTCGTCAACCGGCAGGCAGTGCGCGTCTCCTGGGTCGTGTTCGCCGAGCCGCCGCCCGACTCCGTGCTGCTGCGCCCGCTGCCGGAGCTCCTTGCGGACGGCTCCGAGACGCCGCGCTTCGAGCCGTGCACCTTCAGGCAGCACCTCGAGCGCAAGGTCCTCAAGAAGAACAATGATCAACACGAGGAGGAGGTTAAGAAGCCGCCGGTCGCCGTtcaagagaaggagaaggaggaggccacaaagccgccgctcgccgctcaagaggaggagaaggaggaggccacgaagccgccggtcgccggagaggagcagaaggtggtgaagaaggagcagGGTGAGCAGGAGGAGGCCAAGATGGCGCCGGTGGCAGCCAACCTAGTGGAAGTTAATTAA
- the LOC119318910 gene encoding uncharacterized protein LOC119318910, with translation MDRRGWVLGYESPHVEAAVENLIDFIEKTKYSAIYYNGWHGLAASVVLRAIVEDPPPSLMKNFDKIIHVDCSRWKSRRALQRKIAEELKLAETVMAIFDKQDEKDDLEGLDEGSRAEIQHVVPVIHRSLQEHRCLVVFQNTSRKGGNDSGQGNPLVPVQTRIGTNGGIGLGS, from the exons ATGGACAGGCGTGGATGG GTGCTGGGGTATGAATCACCCCATGTCGAGGCGGCGGTAGAGAATTTGATCGATTTCATTGAGAAAACTAAATATAGTGCCATATATTATAATGGATGGCATGGGTTGGCTGCTTCTGTGGTGCTTAGAGCTATTGTCGAAGACCCTCCGCCGTCTCTGATGAAGAATTTCGACAAGATCATCCACGTCGATTGCTCGAGGTGGAAAAGTCGAAGAGCACTACAAAGGAAAATAGCCGAGGAACTGAAGCTTGCTGAAACTGTAATGGCTATTTTTGATAAGCAAGATGAAAAAGATGATTTGGAAGGGTTAGATGAGGGATCTCGAGCTGAGATACAACATGTTGTGCCAGTAATCCATCGATCCCTACAGGAGCATAGATGTTTAGTGGTATTtcagaacactagtagaaaagggggcaacgatTCAGGCCAGggcaacccattagtcccggttcagactagaatcgggaccaatgggggcattggtctcggttcatga